A region of Paenibacillus sp. JNUCC-31 DNA encodes the following proteins:
- a CDS encoding ABC transporter permease — translation MTVISRDSGGEQTLIKENRKTWSRIKRNYELYLFLLPIILVYLLFKYYPMYGVQIAFKDFSPSQGIWGSEWVGFRHFIDFFNSYNFWTIMKNTLTLSFLSLVFSFPAPIIIAIMLNQMLGKGYKKFIQTVIYAPHFISTVVLVGMLHVFLSPNSGIVNLIISWFGGEPILFMADEGWFRPLYILSGVWQETGFATIIYLAALAGVNPELHEAAIMDGASKWKRVWYVDIPSILPTIVILLILALGNVMSIGFEKAFLMQSDLNYATSNIIPTYVYELGIQKAQYSFSTAVGLFNSVINIILIVTVNRIAKKLTETSLW, via the coding sequence ATGACGGTGATTTCACGAGATTCCGGAGGAGAACAAACCCTGATCAAAGAAAATCGTAAAACTTGGAGTCGAATTAAACGCAACTATGAACTGTACCTGTTCCTGCTGCCGATCATTCTGGTTTACCTCCTGTTCAAGTACTACCCGATGTACGGAGTACAAATTGCATTTAAGGATTTTTCACCAAGCCAGGGCATTTGGGGCAGTGAATGGGTGGGGTTCCGGCATTTTATTGATTTTTTCAATTCTTATAACTTCTGGACGATCATGAAAAATACGCTAACACTCAGTTTTCTATCGCTTGTGTTCAGCTTCCCGGCTCCTATTATTATCGCGATCATGCTGAATCAGATGCTGGGCAAGGGATACAAGAAATTTATCCAGACCGTCATTTATGCGCCACACTTTATTTCTACCGTTGTACTCGTCGGTATGCTCCATGTTTTTTTATCGCCAAACAGCGGAATCGTGAACCTCATCATTTCCTGGTTCGGTGGAGAACCGATTCTTTTCATGGCTGACGAAGGCTGGTTTCGTCCTTTATACATTTTGTCAGGGGTATGGCAAGAGACCGGTTTCGCCACCATTATTTACCTGGCTGCGCTTGCCGGAGTTAATCCCGAATTGCATGAAGCCGCGATTATGGATGGAGCAAGCAAATGGAAGCGTGTATGGTATGTGGACATTCCGTCCATCTTGCCGACCATTGTCATCCTGCTCATTCTCGCACTCGGGAACGTCATGAGCATCGGGTTCGAGAAAGCATTTCTAATGCAAAGTGACCTGAATTATGCCACCTCCAATATTATTCCGACCTATGTATATGAATTGGGGATTCAGAAGGCGCAGTACAGCTTTTCTACAGCGGTCGGACTGTTTAACTCCGTCATCAATATCATCCTGATTGTCACTGTTAACCGAATTGCCAAAAAATTAACCGAAACCAGTTTGTGGTAG